One window of Papaver somniferum cultivar HN1 chromosome 9, ASM357369v1, whole genome shotgun sequence genomic DNA carries:
- the LOC113313400 gene encoding protein LURP-one-related 15-like: MNQEHCNNAVTKSSNYVAGGQPQPSCPPTVTSGAISVISPKYCAPYPVDLSIIRKVLKLTHDNYTVSDVNGNPVFDIKDELTLVRHHRVLRDPGGVPIVTILEKVMTAHRRFNVFKGDSTDMKDLVFTAKQSHCIQWTTKLDVFLPNNTKEDVCDFKVKGNWLERSCTVYAGDGDKDSNNIIAQMHKKHTVNSVVLGKDTFNVTVQPNHDSAFVIAVIIVLDAVNDLRAMR; the protein is encoded by the exons ATGAATCAAGAGCACTGCAACAACGCTGTCACTAAATCCAGTAACTACGTAGCCGGCGGGCAACCTCAACCAAGCTGTCCACCCACAGTAACTAGTGGTGCAATCTCAGTTATTAGTCCGAAGTACTGTGCACCTTATCCAGTTGACCTCTCAATTATCAGAAAGGTTCTGAAATTGACACATGATAACTATACAGTTTCAGATGTTAACGGAAATCCTGTTTTCGATATCAAGGATGAGCTCACTCTCGTCCGTCACCACCGTGTCTTACGTGACCCTGGTGGAGTCCCTATTGTCACTATTCTTGAAAAG GTAATGACTGCACACAGGAGGTTTAACGTCTTCAAGGGAGATAGCACAGATATGAAAGACCTCGTATTCACTGCGAAACAGTCTCATTGTATTCAGTGGACTACCAAACTAGACGTGTtcttaccaaacaacacaaaagAGGATGTGTGTGATTTCAAGGTCAAAGGTAACTGGTTGGAGAGATCTTGTACTGTATACGCCGGAGATGGAGACAAAGATTCTAACAACATCATAGCTCAA ATGCACAAGAAACACACGGTAAACAGCGTGGTGCTCGGAAAGGATACTTTTAACGTGACTGTGCAGCCAAATCATGACTCGGCATTCGTTATTGCGGTCATTATCGTCCTTGATGCCGTTAACGACCTTAGAGCTATGAGATGA